In Vibrio gallicus, a single window of DNA contains:
- the ahpF gene encoding alkyl hydroperoxide reductase subunit F, with protein MLDQAMKQQLKTYLENLKTNIQLVLSLDGSETASKLEALASDIASLTDKIQVTRDDNASARKPVMQVVNPEKDTAIGFAGLPMGHEFTSLVLALLHSGGHPIKLDADVIEQIKGLDQALNVEIFISLSCQNCPEVVQAFNMMSAINPLIKATMIDGAAFQDEVKSRDIMAVPSVFINGELFGQGRMTLPEILNKVDTGAANKKAASLNKEAPFDVLVVGGGPAGSSAAIYAARKGIRTGVVADRFGGQVMDTMAIENFISVKATTGPKLVASLEEHVKEYGVKVISEQRAANIIDAEQTDDGYIHVELESGAVLKSRTVITSTGARWREMNVPGEQEYRNKGVAYCPHCDGPLFKGKKTAVIGGGNSGIEAAIDLAGIVEHVTVLEFADTLRADQVLIDKANATLNIEIIKMAQTTQVIGDGNRVTGLEYKDRNTEQLKQIELAGIFVQIGLMPNSEWLQGSKVELSPRGEIEINAHGATSMNGVFAAGDVTTVPYKQIIIAMGEGAKASLGAFDYLIRNPKPQQA; from the coding sequence ATGTTAGATCAAGCAATGAAGCAGCAATTAAAAACCTACCTAGAAAACCTAAAAACAAACATTCAGTTAGTTCTTAGCTTGGATGGAAGTGAAACCGCTAGCAAATTGGAAGCACTGGCTAGTGATATCGCTTCATTGACTGACAAAATTCAAGTAACGCGCGATGATAACGCAAGTGCGCGCAAACCCGTTATGCAGGTAGTGAATCCAGAAAAAGATACCGCAATTGGTTTTGCAGGCTTGCCAATGGGGCATGAGTTTACCTCGTTAGTATTGGCGCTTTTGCACAGCGGTGGTCACCCAATCAAATTAGACGCAGATGTGATTGAGCAAATCAAAGGCCTTGATCAAGCATTAAACGTCGAAATCTTTATTTCACTATCATGTCAAAACTGCCCTGAAGTCGTTCAGGCGTTCAATATGATGTCAGCCATCAATCCACTTATCAAAGCAACCATGATTGACGGTGCAGCCTTCCAAGACGAAGTGAAATCACGCGATATTATGGCAGTACCAAGCGTGTTCATTAACGGTGAATTATTTGGTCAAGGGCGCATGACACTGCCTGAAATCCTAAATAAAGTCGATACGGGCGCGGCTAACAAGAAAGCAGCAAGCCTAAATAAAGAAGCACCATTTGATGTTCTGGTGGTTGGAGGCGGGCCAGCAGGGTCTTCAGCTGCGATTTATGCAGCGCGTAAAGGCATTCGCACTGGGGTTGTTGCCGATCGCTTTGGTGGTCAGGTAATGGATACCATGGCAATTGAAAACTTTATCTCAGTCAAAGCGACAACAGGGCCTAAGCTCGTCGCAAGCTTAGAAGAGCACGTAAAAGAATATGGCGTGAAGGTGATTTCAGAACAGCGCGCAGCCAATATTATTGACGCAGAGCAAACCGATGATGGTTATATCCACGTCGAATTAGAAAGTGGCGCCGTACTTAAATCTCGCACTGTGATCACCAGCACAGGTGCACGCTGGCGTGAAATGAACGTACCAGGTGAGCAAGAGTATCGTAATAAGGGCGTTGCTTACTGTCCACACTGTGATGGCCCATTGTTTAAAGGTAAGAAAACAGCGGTAATCGGTGGCGGTAATTCAGGCATTGAGGCTGCAATTGACCTTGCAGGTATTGTTGAACACGTGACGGTACTTGAGTTTGCAGACACGTTACGTGCTGATCAAGTGCTGATTGATAAAGCCAATGCAACGCTAAATATTGAAATTATCAAGATGGCGCAAACCACTCAAGTTATCGGTGATGGCAATCGTGTAACCGGTCTAGAGTATAAAGATCGTAATACAGAACAGCTTAAACAGATTGAATTGGCGGGCATCTTTGTACAAATCGGCCTGATGCCAAACAGTGAGTGGTTGCAGGGCAGCAAAGTAGAGTTATCACCGCGCGGTGAGATTGAAATTAATGCGCATGGCGCAACCTCAATGAATGGTGTGTTTGCCGCGGGTGATGTGACGACCGTGCCGTATAAACAAATTATTATCGCAATGGGTGAGGGTGCAAAAGCAAGTTTGGGTGCGTTTGATTATCTGATTCGTAATCCTAAGCCGCAACAAGCATAA
- a CDS encoding GNAT family N-acetyltransferase — MEYSISRLDTSRLSDSDVIQLYTAINQAFYEYEAFTGEPYLRFKSIEQLKQSLSDCNNHFLVVKRQNAFIAGVCFHDPIVESDTLYFGMLWVAPNQRGQGLASALITEVEQQAIQHNKKGLLIRLFKIPELIQYYQDLGFSFVDGDPKGPMVKYF; from the coding sequence ATGGAATATAGCATTAGCAGGTTAGACACCAGTCGCCTATCAGACAGTGATGTGATTCAATTGTATACAGCCATTAATCAGGCTTTCTACGAATATGAAGCCTTTACTGGCGAACCTTATTTACGCTTTAAATCTATTGAACAGCTTAAGCAAAGCCTATCGGATTGCAACAATCACTTTTTAGTAGTCAAGCGTCAAAACGCTTTCATTGCTGGTGTTTGCTTTCATGATCCCATTGTCGAATCAGACACCCTGTATTTTGGAATGCTTTGGGTAGCCCCCAATCAACGGGGTCAAGGGCTTGCCAGCGCGTTAATTACTGAGGTTGAGCAACAAGCCATACAGCACAATAAAAAAGGGCTACTTATCAGGCTATTTAAGATCCCCGAACTTATCCAATACTATCAAGACTTAGGCTTTAGTTTTGTTGATGGAGACCCCAAAGGGCCAATGGTCAAGTATTTTTGA
- the zwf gene encoding glucose-6-phosphate dehydrogenase: protein MAIPDKSSIVIFGASGDLTYRKLIPALYHLYENGQLPESFAILGVSRTEYSDESYREKLRKSLTEMEQTKPDVLERFMSHLHYQAINTSDTDDYQKLAVRLAELKDKYGFVHNNHLFYLATPPSLYSVIPASLGAHGLNSEEDGWKRLIVEKPFGYDLQSARELDIKIHQHFQEHQIYRIDHYLGKETVQNLLVFRFSNTMFEPLWNRNYIQYVEITGAEFLGVEERGGYYDGSGAVRDMFQNHLLQVLALVAIESPPRINADAIRDEVVKVMRSLKPLDENDLKNNLVLGQYTESDVRGDFLPSYRDENGVADDSRTETFIGLKAFINNSRWNGVPFYVRTGKRLPTRVTEVVIHFNPTPHPVFGQDAPANKLVIRIQPDEGIQMSFGLKQPGAGFHSKEVKMNFHYKNLQEAQMLTAYERLLLDALKGDATLFARSDAVEACWEYVQPILDYKNDPQALFGYACGTWGPKEAHDLLAADGRQWRFPCKNLTDTDYCEL, encoded by the coding sequence ATGGCAATACCTGATAAAAGCAGCATCGTCATTTTTGGAGCATCTGGCGATCTTACCTATCGTAAGTTGATTCCTGCTTTGTATCACCTATATGAAAACGGTCAGCTTCCTGAATCGTTTGCAATCTTAGGTGTCAGCCGAACAGAATATTCGGATGAGTCTTATCGTGAAAAGCTACGCAAGTCGCTTACTGAGATGGAACAAACAAAACCAGATGTTCTGGAACGCTTTATGTCCCATCTTCACTATCAAGCTATTAATACATCCGATACCGATGATTATCAGAAGCTTGCCGTTCGTCTGGCTGAGCTAAAAGATAAGTACGGATTTGTACACAATAACCACCTTTTCTATCTCGCAACGCCCCCAAGCCTATATAGCGTTATTCCTGCAAGCCTTGGCGCGCACGGTTTAAACAGTGAAGAAGATGGCTGGAAGCGATTAATTGTTGAGAAACCATTCGGTTATGACCTGCAATCTGCGCGTGAGTTGGATATTAAGATCCACCAGCACTTCCAAGAGCATCAGATCTATCGCATCGACCATTATCTTGGTAAAGAAACGGTTCAGAACCTATTGGTGTTCCGTTTTTCTAATACCATGTTTGAGCCGTTGTGGAATCGTAATTACATCCAATATGTAGAGATCACGGGTGCAGAGTTCTTAGGCGTTGAAGAGCGAGGCGGTTATTACGATGGCTCTGGCGCAGTTCGTGATATGTTCCAAAACCACCTATTACAAGTGCTTGCGTTGGTTGCTATCGAGTCTCCACCTCGTATTAATGCAGACGCAATTCGCGATGAAGTGGTTAAGGTCATGCGCTCATTGAAGCCTCTTGATGAGAATGATCTTAAGAATAATCTGGTGCTAGGACAATATACTGAATCTGATGTGCGTGGCGATTTCTTGCCAAGCTATCGTGATGAAAACGGGGTTGCGGATGATTCTCGTACCGAGACATTTATTGGCTTAAAGGCATTTATCAATAATAGTCGCTGGAACGGCGTGCCGTTTTACGTGCGTACCGGTAAGCGTTTGCCAACTCGTGTAACTGAGGTTGTTATTCACTTTAACCCAACGCCACACCCTGTCTTTGGTCAAGATGCTCCAGCGAACAAGTTGGTTATCCGAATTCAACCGGATGAAGGCATTCAAATGAGCTTTGGCTTGAAGCAGCCAGGTGCAGGTTTCCACTCTAAAGAAGTGAAAATGAACTTCCACTACAAGAACCTTCAAGAAGCACAAATGCTAACGGCTTACGAGCGTTTGCTACTTGATGCTCTAAAAGGGGATGCGACCTTGTTTGCACGTAGTGATGCTGTTGAAGCATGTTGGGAATATGTACAGCCAATCTTGGATTATAAAAATGACCCTCAAGCTTTATTTGGCTATGCATGTGGTACATGGGGACCGAAAGAGGCGCATGACCTACTGGCAGCAGATGGACGTCAATGGCGTTTCCCTTGTAAAAACTTAACTGACACAGATTATTGCGAACTATGA
- a CDS encoding DUF3820 family protein, with protein sequence MLEKENLIKLATVKMPFGKYAGRVLIDLPEEYLFWFENKAQWPKGELGKLLQLCLALKIEGLDAVVKPLKR encoded by the coding sequence ATGTTAGAAAAAGAAAACCTGATAAAGTTGGCCACCGTCAAAATGCCATTTGGAAAATATGCGGGCAGGGTATTGATAGACTTGCCTGAAGAATACCTATTTTGGTTCGAGAATAAGGCGCAATGGCCTAAAGGCGAGCTAGGAAAACTGCTGCAATTATGTCTGGCGCTTAAAATTGAGGGGTTAGATGCGGTAGTTAAGCCATTGAAACGCTAG
- a CDS encoding dienelactone hydrolase family protein: protein MQTFVTKRLLAVSLASFTTLAIAGQDVVYDVDGQPYQGYWSKAADGAPLVVLVHDWDGLTDYEVKRAKMLNDMGYNVFAADLFGQGVRPTEVKDKKQHTGELYKDRVKLQKLMAASQTKAEELNQAKDNTVMVGYCFGGAAVLESARAGGDAKAFITFHGGLTTPKGQSYEQTSAPIVVFHGTADTAITMQDFATLAVELEGAGVKHEMISYSGAPHAFTVFGSQRYREDADHKSWRRFGEVLQEVTQ, encoded by the coding sequence ATGCAAACATTTGTAACTAAGCGCTTATTGGCTGTTTCACTAGCGTCATTTACTACTTTAGCTATAGCTGGGCAAGATGTTGTCTATGATGTCGATGGACAACCCTATCAGGGATATTGGTCAAAAGCGGCTGATGGTGCGCCATTAGTGGTGTTAGTGCATGATTGGGATGGCCTTACGGATTATGAAGTCAAAAGAGCCAAGATGCTGAACGATATGGGATACAACGTGTTTGCGGCTGACTTGTTTGGGCAAGGGGTTCGCCCAACTGAGGTTAAGGATAAAAAGCAACACACCGGTGAGCTATATAAAGACCGCGTTAAACTGCAAAAGTTAATGGCAGCAAGTCAAACTAAGGCAGAAGAATTAAACCAAGCTAAAGACAATACGGTGATGGTGGGGTATTGTTTTGGCGGAGCGGCAGTTCTTGAGTCAGCACGAGCGGGTGGTGATGCCAAGGCGTTTATTACCTTCCACGGCGGCTTAACCACACCAAAAGGGCAGAGTTATGAACAAACCTCGGCGCCGATTGTGGTGTTCCATGGTACCGCTGATACTGCAATCACTATGCAAGACTTTGCAACATTGGCCGTCGAGCTAGAAGGTGCTGGTGTGAAACATGAAATGATATCATACAGCGGCGCACCGCATGCCTTTACTGTATTTGGTTCGCAACGATACCGAGAAGATGCGGATCACAAATCATGGCGTCGTTTTGGCGAGGTGTTGCAAGAGGTGACTCAATAG
- a CDS encoding patatin-like phospholipase family protein — translation MDKKALVVEGGAMRGIFAAGVLDAFIERQYQPFQFCIGVSAGASNLLGYLSGQSRRNYKIITELAPSKGFYSLARFATGGHLTDVKWLSETSLQEYPLDIEKLFSNIPLYAATTDIETGRANYFQITQHNMRNVIEATTALPVAYKEMPCFSGGCFTDGAVADSIPVKEAYRKGARDITVILSHPINYSMPESNSHWLMKRLLSDNPVVAQALQTRAKRYNQALDFIRCPPVDATIRVIAPPEEFPVKRLTRKREVLDVGYQMGLDAGNEHIAHLSGVKEFTPEECPACYA, via the coding sequence ATGGATAAAAAAGCGTTAGTGGTTGAAGGCGGCGCGATGCGCGGTATCTTCGCAGCTGGTGTGCTAGATGCGTTTATTGAGCGTCAGTACCAACCGTTTCAGTTTTGTATTGGTGTTTCTGCTGGGGCCTCAAACCTACTTGGCTATCTATCTGGGCAATCTAGACGCAACTATAAAATTATTACCGAGCTTGCACCTAGCAAGGGGTTCTACAGTCTGGCACGCTTTGCCACTGGCGGACATTTAACGGATGTTAAATGGTTAAGTGAAACATCCTTGCAAGAGTACCCTCTTGATATAGAAAAACTTTTTTCCAATATTCCGCTGTATGCGGCAACAACCGATATCGAAACAGGAAGAGCCAATTACTTTCAAATAACCCAGCACAATATGCGTAATGTCATCGAAGCGACGACTGCATTGCCAGTGGCATATAAAGAGATGCCATGTTTTAGCGGCGGATGTTTTACCGATGGCGCAGTGGCAGATTCAATCCCAGTAAAAGAAGCGTATCGCAAAGGCGCGCGCGATATTACGGTGATCCTTTCTCATCCCATAAACTATTCAATGCCAGAGTCGAACAGCCATTGGTTGATGAAGCGCTTATTGTCAGATAACCCAGTGGTTGCACAAGCACTGCAAACTCGAGCTAAGCGATACAATCAAGCATTAGACTTTATTCGCTGCCCGCCAGTGGATGCCACAATTCGCGTTATCGCACCACCAGAAGAGTTTCCAGTAAAGCGCTTAACGAGAAAGCGTGAGGTGTTAGATGTCGGCTATCAAATGGGACTGGATGCGGGGAATGAGCATATTGCGCACTTAAGTGGTGTTAAGGAATTTACGCCAGAAGAATGTCCTGCGTGTTATGCATGA
- the ahpC gene encoding alkyl hydroperoxide reductase subunit C: protein MINSEIKPFQATAFKNGEFVEISEKDVKGKWAVFFFYPADFTFVCPTELVDLQDKYSELQSRGVEVYSVSTDTHFSHKAWHDTSDKIGTIEYFMVGDQTGTITNNFNVMREGQGLADRATFLIDPEGVIQAMEITAEGIGRDAEDLLRKVKAAQYVAANPGEVCPAKWKEGEETLAPSLDLVGKI from the coding sequence ATGATTAATTCAGAAATCAAACCATTTCAAGCTACAGCATTCAAAAACGGTGAGTTCGTAGAAATTTCAGAAAAAGACGTTAAAGGTAAGTGGGCTGTATTCTTCTTCTACCCAGCAGACTTTACTTTCGTATGTCCTACTGAGCTAGTTGACCTGCAAGACAAATATTCAGAGCTTCAGTCTCGCGGCGTTGAAGTTTACTCAGTATCAACTGACACGCATTTCTCTCACAAAGCGTGGCACGACACTTCTGACAAGATCGGTACTATCGAGTACTTCATGGTAGGTGACCAAACTGGCACTATCACTAACAACTTCAATGTAATGCGCGAAGGTCAAGGTCTTGCGGACCGTGCTACTTTCCTAATTGACCCAGAAGGCGTTATCCAAGCAATGGAAATCACTGCTGAAGGTATTGGCCGTGACGCTGAAGACCTACTACGCAAGGTTAAAGCTGCACAGTATGTTGCTGCTAACCCAGGTGAAGTTTGCCCAGCTAAGTGGAAAGAAGGCGAAGAGACACTAGCTCCTTCTCTAGACCTAGTTGGTAAAATCTAA
- the pgl gene encoding 6-phosphogluconolactonase — MINTKIFDTATAVVEALAKDMQAYSEQGRPVHISLSGGSTPKMLFKLLASDAYAKAINWDNLHFWWGDERCVAPDDAESNYGEANALLFSQVAIPAQNIHRILGENEAHAEAKRFAGEMLETIPLTQGTPVFDWILLGVGADGHTASLFPGKTDYSDPQFSVVATHPESGQLRVSKTAKVLEAAKRISYLVLGAGKTEIVHEIQTTAAEALSYPAAKIKSATGETQWYLDSDAAAKIA, encoded by the coding sequence ATGATCAATACCAAGATTTTTGATACTGCAACAGCAGTAGTTGAAGCATTAGCCAAGGATATGCAAGCATACAGCGAACAGGGTCGCCCTGTGCATATCTCTTTGTCGGGTGGTAGCACTCCGAAAATGTTGTTCAAGTTGTTGGCGAGCGATGCATATGCTAAGGCAATTAACTGGGATAACCTTCATTTTTGGTGGGGTGACGAACGCTGCGTGGCACCGGATGATGCGGAGAGTAACTACGGCGAAGCCAATGCATTGCTGTTTAGCCAAGTCGCGATTCCTGCACAGAATATTCACCGCATTTTGGGTGAAAACGAAGCACACGCTGAAGCCAAGCGTTTTGCAGGCGAAATGCTTGAGACTATCCCATTAACACAAGGTACACCTGTGTTTGATTGGATACTACTTGGCGTTGGTGCTGATGGGCACACGGCATCGTTGTTCCCAGGTAAAACTGATTACAGCGACCCTCAATTTTCAGTAGTCGCAACTCACCCTGAATCGGGTCAGCTGCGCGTGTCAAAAACCGCTAAGGTTTTAGAGGCGGCTAAACGCATCAGCTATCTCGTTCTCGGTGCTGGCAAGACTGAAATTGTACATGAAATTCAAACCACTGCGGCTGAAGCATTGTCGTATCCTGCTGCTAAAATCAAATCAGCAACGGGTGAAACCCAGTGGTATTTAGACTCTGACGCAGCGGCAAAGATCGCTTAA
- a CDS encoding nitroreductase family protein, giving the protein MSHQIIKDLEKRYTAKKYDADKRISAEDMDVIREAIRLSASSINSQPWKFIVLESDEAKQRFHDTFANKFQFNQPHAKDASHTILFAHNPKFTKDDYRKVVDVEVSSGHLPAEMYDNMLNGAFGFAEMQTNEEGVNAAWTKAQTYIALGNTLHTLARLGIDSTPMEGVDAELIGEIFKDELDGFECDFALALGYHKDGEDYNHGAPKSRLPAAAVVSTL; this is encoded by the coding sequence ATGTCTCATCAAATCATTAAAGATCTAGAAAAACGTTATACTGCTAAAAAATATGATGCTGACAAACGTATTTCAGCCGAAGATATGGATGTAATCAGAGAAGCTATTCGCCTATCAGCTTCTTCAATTAACTCTCAACCATGGAAATTTATTGTGCTTGAGAGCGACGAAGCAAAGCAACGCTTCCACGATACCTTTGCTAACAAGTTCCAGTTTAACCAACCACATGCTAAAGACGCATCGCATACCATTTTGTTTGCACACAACCCTAAATTCACTAAAGACGATTATCGCAAAGTTGTTGATGTAGAGGTTTCTTCTGGTCACCTTCCAGCAGAGATGTATGACAACATGCTAAACGGTGCGTTTGGTTTTGCAGAGATGCAAACCAATGAAGAGGGTGTTAACGCGGCTTGGACCAAAGCGCAAACCTATATCGCTCTTGGTAATACATTACATACTCTAGCGCGTCTAGGTATCGATTCTACGCCTATGGAAGGTGTGGACGCTGAGCTTATCGGTGAGATCTTCAAAGACGAACTTGATGGATTCGAGTGTGATTTTGCCCTAGCGTTGGGTTATCACAAAGACGGTGAAGACTACAATCATGGTGCACCTAAATCTCGACTACCAGCTGCAGCGGTAGTGAGCACTCTATAG
- the gltS gene encoding sodium/glutamate symporter, translating into MHTVYTIGPLESFLIAITVLFLGQFVNARVSFLKKYKVPEPIVGGLIIAAIITLLHTLGIDLAFSLPLQKILMLMFFTTVGLSASYSQLLKGGKKVFIFLGVASVYIIIQNIIGVSLANILDINPLMGLVAGSITLSGGHGTGAAWATTFEDLYGLKTLEFAMASATFGLIVGGLIGGPVAQRRINKHNLVSEYGSGDKHHDKYPEIITYNEMEEEKVSARRVIETLFMVLICVVGATYIKEWTGSLDIKWLKGVPDFVFALFLGVILTNIFEFRGTYKLNTDTVDILGTVSLSLFLAMALMSLKLWEIFDLAVPLLIILAVQTVVLAIFAYNVTFRVMGSNYDSAIITGGHCGFGLGATPTAVMNMGSLVSHYGPSPQAFMVVPIVGAFFIDVVNLVVLQGFIAFIG; encoded by the coding sequence ATGCACACCGTCTATACAATAGGTCCACTAGAGTCCTTTCTTATCGCAATTACGGTTTTATTCTTAGGTCAATTCGTCAATGCCCGTGTCTCTTTTTTGAAAAAATATAAGGTACCGGAGCCAATTGTCGGTGGCTTAATTATCGCCGCCATTATTACTCTGTTACATACCTTAGGTATTGATCTTGCGTTTAGCTTACCGTTACAAAAAATCTTGATGTTGATGTTTTTCACCACCGTTGGCTTGTCAGCCAGTTACAGCCAATTACTGAAAGGCGGCAAAAAGGTTTTTATCTTTTTGGGTGTGGCGTCGGTTTACATCATTATCCAAAATATCATTGGGGTTAGCTTGGCAAACATCCTAGATATCAACCCATTGATGGGCTTGGTTGCCGGTTCAATCACCTTATCTGGGGGGCATGGCACGGGAGCTGCGTGGGCGACAACGTTTGAGGATCTATACGGGTTAAAAACTCTAGAATTTGCGATGGCGTCAGCCACCTTCGGCTTAATTGTTGGCGGGCTTATCGGTGGGCCTGTTGCTCAAAGGCGGATAAATAAGCACAATCTGGTTTCAGAGTATGGCTCAGGTGATAAACACCACGATAAATACCCCGAGATTATTACCTACAACGAGATGGAAGAAGAGAAAGTCTCCGCTCGCCGCGTTATAGAAACCCTGTTTATGGTTCTTATCTGCGTGGTAGGCGCTACCTACATCAAAGAGTGGACGGGATCGCTCGATATTAAATGGCTTAAAGGGGTTCCTGATTTTGTGTTTGCACTGTTTTTGGGGGTCATTTTAACCAATATCTTTGAATTTAGAGGCACCTATAAGCTCAATACCGACACCGTAGATATCCTGGGTACGGTTTCCTTATCGCTATTTTTAGCTATGGCGTTGATGAGCCTCAAGCTGTGGGAGATATTCGATCTTGCGGTTCCACTACTCATAATACTCGCTGTACAAACCGTTGTATTGGCTATCTTTGCATACAACGTAACGTTTAGAGTCATGGGCAGCAATTATGACTCAGCCATTATAACTGGCGGCCACTGCGGATTTGGGTTAGGCGCAACCCCAACTGCGGTAATGAATATGGGTTCGCTAGTCAGCCACTATGGCCCATCACCTCAGGCGTTTATGGTGGTACCTATTGTCGGCGCCTTCTTTATAGATGTGGTTAACTTAGTTGTACTGCAAGGCTTCATCGCATTCATTGGGTAA
- a CDS encoding GNAT family N-acetyltransferase: MKVSLKAMTADSFLDYLELAIPCYANANVESGRWDESGALDRSRLAYEKLLPQGPKTAGNYLFHIVDNSNELELGYVWVEVETATKSAFIYDIAIYEQHRRNGYAKLALSCVEAFVTTCGAVCLGLHVFNYNVAAQRLYLSVGYKVTVQNTETLVGHNMMKVLDEDTFQ; the protein is encoded by the coding sequence ATGAAAGTATCATTGAAGGCGATGACTGCTGACTCTTTTTTAGACTATTTGGAACTGGCAATCCCCTGCTATGCCAACGCCAATGTTGAATCGGGGCGATGGGATGAGAGCGGCGCATTAGATCGCTCTAGATTGGCTTATGAAAAACTGCTACCACAAGGCCCGAAAACTGCTGGTAACTACTTATTTCATATTGTGGACAATAGTAATGAGCTGGAGCTTGGTTACGTGTGGGTGGAAGTTGAAACGGCCACCAAGTCGGCATTTATCTATGATATTGCAATATATGAACAGCACCGTCGCAACGGTTATGCCAAATTAGCATTGAGCTGCGTTGAAGCATTTGTGACCACGTGTGGCGCAGTATGTTTAGGTTTACACGTATTTAATTATAACGTGGCGGCGCAGCGCCTTTACCTAAGTGTGGGGTACAAAGTAACGGTGCAAAATACAGAAACGTTAGTTGGGCACAATATGATGAAAGTGTTGGATGAAGATACGTTTCAGTGA
- the gnd gene encoding decarboxylating NADP(+)-dependent phosphogluconate dehydrogenase, translating to MKGDIGVIGLAVMGQNLILNMNDNGFTVVAHNRTAAKVDEFLEGPAKGTNIMGAYSLQELVEKLEAPRKVMLMVRAGDVVDKFIEALVPLLDKGDIIIDGGNTNYPDTNRRVAYLREKGIHFIGTGVSGGEEGARFGPSIMPGGSPEAWEAVKPILQGISAKTDKGEPCCDWVGNDGAGHFVKMVHNGIEYGDMQLITEAYQFMKDGLGLSNDEMQAVFADWNKTELDSYLVEITADILGYKDEQGEALVEKILDTAGQKGTGKWTGINALDLGIPLTLISESVFSRCLSALKDQRVEAQALFEKTITPVEGDKQQWIDALRQALLASKIISYAQGFMLMREASEQNGWDLNYGNVALMWRGGCIIRSAFLGNIRDAYEANPEIAFLGSDDYFKNILQGSLAAWRKVAAKSLESGIPMPCTISALSFLDGYTTARLPANLLQAQRDYFGAHTYERLDRPRGEFFHTNWTGTGGDTASTTYDV from the coding sequence ATGAAAGGTGATATCGGTGTTATTGGCTTAGCAGTAATGGGCCAAAACCTTATCCTAAATATGAATGACAACGGGTTTACCGTTGTTGCACACAACCGTACCGCGGCGAAAGTCGATGAGTTTCTTGAAGGTCCTGCAAAAGGCACCAACATCATGGGTGCTTACTCGCTGCAAGAGTTGGTTGAGAAACTAGAAGCGCCACGTAAAGTGATGCTTATGGTTCGCGCAGGTGATGTGGTTGATAAGTTTATCGAAGCATTGGTACCGCTTCTAGACAAAGGCGACATCATCATTGATGGTGGTAACACTAACTACCCTGATACTAACCGTCGTGTAGCTTATCTTCGTGAGAAAGGCATTCACTTTATCGGTACTGGTGTGTCTGGTGGTGAAGAAGGTGCTCGTTTTGGTCCTTCAATCATGCCTGGCGGTTCACCTGAAGCATGGGAAGCGGTTAAGCCTATTCTACAAGGTATCTCAGCTAAGACAGATAAGGGCGAACCTTGCTGTGATTGGGTTGGTAACGACGGTGCAGGTCACTTCGTTAAAATGGTACACAACGGTATCGAATACGGTGATATGCAGCTTATCACTGAAGCATATCAGTTCATGAAAGATGGCTTAGGTCTATCTAATGATGAAATGCAAGCCGTGTTTGCTGATTGGAATAAAACTGAACTAGACAGCTACTTAGTTGAAATCACTGCCGATATCTTGGGTTATAAAGATGAGCAGGGTGAAGCCCTAGTTGAGAAGATTCTTGATACAGCTGGCCAAAAAGGTACAGGCAAATGGACCGGCATTAATGCCCTTGACCTCGGTATTCCATTGACCCTTATCTCTGAGTCAGTATTCTCACGTTGTCTGTCTGCACTTAAAGACCAGCGCGTAGAAGCCCAAGCGTTATTTGAGAAAACCATCACGCCTGTTGAAGGTGATAAACAACAATGGATCGATGCGCTTCGTCAGGCTCTACTTGCATCTAAGATCATCTCTTACGCACAAGGCTTTATGCTAATGCGCGAAGCGTCAGAGCAAAATGGTTGGGATCTTAACTACGGTAACGTAGCGCTTATGTGGCGTGGCGGTTGTATCATTCGTTCTGCATTCTTGGGTAATATCCGCGATGCATACGAAGCGAACCCAGAAATCGCTTTCCTTGGTTCTGATGACTACTTCAAGAACATTCTACAAGGTAGCTTAGCGGCGTGGCGTAAAGTGGCGGCTAAGTCACTTGAATCTGGTATTCCAATGCCTTGTACTATTTCTGCATTGTCGTTCCTAGATGGCTACACTACAGCGCGTCTACCAGCAAACCTACTTCAAGCTCAACGTGATTACTTCGGTGCTCACACTTATGAGCGTCTAGACCGTCCACGTGGTGAGTTCTTCCACACCAACTGGACTGGTACTGGTGGTGATACTGCTTCAACAACTTATGATGTTTAA